The following nucleotide sequence is from Sandaracinaceae bacterium.
CGCTTGCACGTGGACGCCCCCCGCCGAGCCCGAGGACATCGCCGAGCCCGAGGCGTACACGCCGCGCTGGGCGTTCGAGCCCTGGATCAGCAAGGACATCAGCGATCGCGACGACAGCTACGCGTTCGTCGATGGCTTCATCGAGCGCGACATCCCCGTGGGCGTGCTCGTGATCGACTCTCCCTGGGACGTGCACTACACGACGTTCACGCCCAACCCCGAGCGCTACCCGATGTTCGAGCAGATGGTCGACGACATGCACGCGCGCGACGTCCGCGTGGTCATGTGGGTCACCCAGATGGTCAACCGCTCGAGCTTCGACGCCGAGATGGGCGGAGACGTCTACCGCGGGCTCTCGCCCAACTTCCGCGAGGGCTGCGAGTGCGGCTTCTTCGTGCAGGGTTGCAAGACCTACGCGTGGTGGAAGGGCATGGGGGCCGGCGTCGACTTCTTCGGCGCGGACGCGCGCGCCTGGTGGCACGCCCAGCAGGATCCGATGCTCGAGGCGGGCATCGACGGCTGGAAGCTGGACTTCGGCGAGAGCTACATGGAGGAGGACGAGTTGCTCCTCACCGCCGAGGGCATGGTGGCGCACCAGGACTACTCGGAGGCGTACTACAGGGACTTCCTCGCCTACGGTCGGCATCGCAACGGGCCCGACTTCGTGACCATGGTGCGGCCCTGGGACGTCTCCTACGATCGGCGAGGCCGCTTCCACGCCCGCCCCGAGCACGCGCCCGTCGCCTGGGTCGGTGACAACCACCGCGACTGGTCGGGGCTGATCGACGCGCTCGACCACATCTTCCGCTCCGCCGAGGCGGGCTACGTCGTGTTGGGCTCCGACATGGGCGGCTACCTCGATCGCGACCAGGACGTCCTGACCCGCGAGATCCCCTTCGACCTCGAGGTCTTCCAGCGCTGGATCGGCGTCGGAGCCATGACGCCGTTCATGCAGCTCCACGGCCGACAGAACCTCGCGCCCTGGACGGTGCCGGAGCGCGTCGACGAGACGGTGGAGCTCTACCGCTACTGGGCCACCCTCCACCACGAGATGGTCGGCTTCTGGTTCAGCCTCACGCAGGAGGCCTACGCGTCCGACTCCGTGATTCTGCATCCGCAGGGCGCCGAAGCCGACTGGGCCGACGACTGGCGCTACGTCATCGGCGAGCACTTCCTCGTCGCCCCGCTGCTCGCCGCGGGCGACACGCGCGACGTCGCGCTCCCGGCCGGCGCGCGCTGGTACGACTGGTGGGACCCGAGCGGCGACCCGCTCGACGGCGGCACGACCCTGACCGACTACGCGGTGCCCGAGCGCCGCCGCATCCCGCTCTTCGTGCGCGAGGGCGCCATCGTGCCCGTCGACGTCGAGAGCGAGACGACCGGCCTGGGCAACGCGGCGTCCGCCGACCACCTCACCGTGCTGGTCTGGCCGAGCGAGACGCCGAGCGAGCTCTCGCTGCACGAGACCGACGACGTGGTGACCGCGCTCGGCGCCGCGCGGGCCGCGGACGGCGGGATCACCGTGACCGCGTCCCGGGCGCGGCGAGGTCTGATCTTCCGGATCCGCGCCACGTCCGCGCCGTCCGCCGTCGCGGCGGGAGACGCGCTGAGCGCCCACGCCGACCGCGCCAGCTTCGACGCGGCGGCCTCGGGGTGGTTCTTCGACCCGGCCGCGCGCTGGCTCTGGGTGAAGGTGCCCGCGAGCGACGGCGTCGTGCGCGTTCAGACGACGCCGTGATCGTCAGCCACCGACACCGCTTCATCTTCGTCAAGACCGTCAAGACGGCGAGCACCAGCGTGGAGATCGCGCTCTCCCGTCACTGCGGCCCCGACGACGTGATCACGCCGCTGAGCGAGCGGGACGAGGCGCTCCGCCGCGCGGAGGGGGGGCGCCCGCCGCAGAACCACCTGGTCCCGTGGTCGGAGTACGCGCCCGAAGACGTCGCGGAGCTCGCGACGCGCCGTCACCCGAAGGCCGCGTTCTTCAACCACATCGGGGCCCGCGCCGCGCGCGAGCGACTCGGCGCCGAGGTCTGGGAGAGCTACCGGAAGCTCACGGTGGAGCGGAACCCCTGGGACAAGGTGCTCTCCTACTTCCACTGGATCCAGGGCCACGACGCGGGCAGAGCGCTCGACGAGCTCATCGAGAGCGGGGACGCGTTCGCGTGCCGAGGCTGGCCGCTCTACACCGTCGACGACGTCGTCGCCGTCGACACGGTGATGCGCTTCGAGTCGCTCGAGGAGGAGCTCGGTGCCGCGTGCGCGGCGCTCGGGATCGACACGCTGGGCCGTCTGCCCCACGCGAAGTCACACTTCCGCCGCGATCGGCGGAGCTACCGCGAGGTGCTCACCGACGCGCAGCGCGACACCATCGCGCGGGCCTGCGCGCCCGAGATCGCGCTGATGGGCTACCGCTGGTGAGCGCGGTCAGCCGCCGCCGAGGTCGGCGCGGATGGGGTACTCGCGGAGCAGGGACTCGTCGAGCTCCTCCGCCTCCTCCAGCTCCATGTCGCGCTCCAGCCGATCGAGGAAGCGCTGCATGCGGGGCACGAACGTCCACGCCCCCTCCGTCGAGAGGAGGGCGCGCAGGGAGCTGAGCGTCTCCCGCTGGGCGGCGTGCTCGGCGCTGAGCTTGCGCGCGCGCTCGGGGCCCCACGCGTCGATCGTCGCCAGCGTGGGCAGGAGGATCTGGTCTTCGAGCGCCAGATGCGCTTCGAGGGAATCCAGCAGCGCTCGCGTGGCGACGGCGAGCTGACTCTCGTCCGGCAGCTCCAGCCGCCCCGTGGGCGCGCCGAGGAGCGACCGGATCTCCGCGATGGACTTGCGCAGCTTGGCGTGGTCAGCGAGCACGCGCGCACGGACCTGGCTCGGAAGGGGGGGCTCCTGGCTCATGGTTCACCTCTCGAGGAGGACATGCGCGCGGGCGCGATGTCCGCGTTGAGACGGCTCACGCTGCGGTTATCCTGCCCTCGTGACAGCTTTGAAGATCGAGTCGGACGCGGTCGAGGTGCGGGCCGGGCGGAGCGACGCGAAGGTGCTCGTCACCTGCGAGCACGCGAGCCAGCGCATGCCCGACGGCTGGGCCTGGCCCGAGCGCGATCGGCGCCTGGTCGACACGCACTGGGCCTACGACCTCGGCGCCGCGGACATGGCCCGCGACTTCGCGGCCGCGATGGGCGCGGCGGTCGTGCTCTCGCGCTACTCGCGGCTCCTGGTGGACCCCAACCGCCCCGAGGACTCCGATACGCTCTTCCGCACGCACGCCGAGGGCGAGACGGTGGAGCTCAACACGACGCACCTCCACGCGGAGGAGCGCGCGCGCCGCGTCCAGCGGCTGCTCCGGCCGTACCACGCGACGCTCGACGAGGAGGTCGCGGCCAGCCGCGCGCCCACCCTGGTTTCCATCCACACCTTCACGCCCGTCTACGAGGGTCAGCCGCGCACGCTCGAGGTCGGCGTGCTCTACGACCGGGACGAGGCGCTCGCCGAGCGCGTCGCGCAGGTGCTCGTGAAGGCGGGCCTGAACGCCGCGCTCAACGAGCCCTACTCCGGCAAGGAGGGGCTGATGTACGCGGTGGATCGACACGCTCGCGCGCACGGCCGCCAGTCGATCGAGTTCGAGGTCCGACAGGACCTGGCCACCGACCCTGCCTTCCGACGCGACTTCGACGCCCTGCTGCTCGAGATCTTCGGCTGAGAGAAGGCGAGCGCGCCGCCCCCTCTCGAGGGCGACGCGCTCTGGATGGTGGATGAGATGGGTGGGTCTCAGGGCTCGCAAGCGCCGCTGACGCGACGCGCGACCTGGCTGAGGATGGCGTCGATCACCGCCGTGAAGTCGTCCTGACAGATAGACTGCACGACCGAGGGGCCCGCGTGGTCACGCGCGACCTCGACGAGCCGGGTGGGCGGGAACGCCAGGCCGCGCCCGGGCACGTCGCACGACGGCTGAAGCCGGTTGGGGTTCGCCGGGTCCACCTGCTCCTGCATGCGCGGGTCGGCGAGCATCGCGGCGTAGTCCGGGCTCGGGCTGACGAGATCCGTCGGGACGCCGGCGACGAGCGCGAAGATCACGTCCCCGGGGTCGCTCCGCAGCGCGCGAAGGCCGTCGACGTAGCGGGTGATGGGGTGCAGGGCGCCCGCCTCGTGAGCGAAGCAGCGGAGGTTGAGATCCGTGCTGCCGTAGGTCGGCGAGGAGGGGTCGAAGAGCTCGGGATCCGACGCCGAGCAGTCGTTCTCGTCCGTGAGCACGATGGTGGCGAGCACCGAGTCGGCGCGGAGGAAGCCCGCGTTGGCGCCGTCGGCGTGTCCGCGCGTGCCCGCGTGGAAGGTCAGCGGCGACGTGGAGGGCGTGATGGCCTTGAGCGTCGCGTCGAGCTGCTGCTCGAAGCCGCAGCCGCCCGTCCCGAGGACCGCCGTGCAGCGCACCTGGTCGACGAAGGCGGCGTCGCTCCCGGGCGGGTCACCCGCGCGCAGCTCCGCGTAGCTCGGGTACGAGGCGAGGCAGCCGGGCTCGGGCTGCCCGTCCGTGCTCAGCACGCCGTCGTCGCCGAAGTCGGACGCCGCGCAGGTCGGCACCGTGTAGCCGCCGGTCCCCATGTCCGAGCTGACCGAGCCGGCGCGCAGGCTGTTGAGGGCGGGGAAGTCCTGCACTCCGTCGCCGTCGAGATCTCCCGTCGCGAGCACCTCGGCCATGCGCGGGATCTGGCTCGCGAGCGAGGCCTGCTCCTCGGTCATGGAGTTCGAGTTGTCGACCATGAAGAGCACGTCGAGGTCACCGTTGGCGCGGCCGCAGCAGCTCCCCGTGCAGGCGGTGCCCACGAAGGCGCGGCTGAAGTGCGAGGTCTCGGTGAGGGCCTGGCCCGACTCGACGCGGGTGGGCAGGGCGACGAAGGTCTCGCCCTCGCCGCGGGTCCAGAAGATGGACGCGGTGTCGGCGTCCCCCGCGAAGGGGAGCCGGACCTCGACCGGCGCGGCGAAGGTCGTGCCGGCCGGCTCGAAGCGATAGACGGGGGAGAACCCCGTGAAGCTGCCCGGGACCGCCTCGCTCGTGACGGTGACGGTGATCTCGACGTCGGACTCGAGCGCCCCGGGGGGGATGACGAGGTCCAGGTCTCCGAGGGTCAGCGCGCCTCCCGAGGCGCCGACCGTGGCGCTGGCGCTCGCGCCCTCCGGGGGGACGGTGCTGGTCCCCGAGTCGCCCGTCTCTCGCGGGCCCGCGTCTCCCGTCGTGTGGTGCGTCGGCCCGCAAGCCATCGTGAGCAGCGCCACCGCGACCCCCAACCTTCTACCGATTCCATGCATGAAGCGTCTCCTCGGGGACATCGCCCCGGCTGGATTCCGCTCATGGGTCGTCCGACGGGCGCCCGCTTTCCAACGCGGGGCTCAGGCGTCGACGAAGAGCGCGTCGGCCGGGGCGGCGAGGAAACGCGCGACCGGCTCGAAGACGTCCTGGTCGACGAAGCGGCCGATCGCGAGGTCGCCGTGCCCGTAGTCGGCCGCGCAGCCCTGGTCGACGCCCACGACGCGCATCTGCTTGTCGACGTCCCCCGCGTCCGCGCCCCAGGCGTCGAACGCGAGCGCCACGGACTCGGGCGGCGCGAGGCGGTCGTCGGCGCCCGCCACGAACAGCACCGGCGTCGTCGCGCGGCGCAGCGACTCGGTGACCGGCGTGTCCTCGAACCGGACGTCGCCGCCGGCGTGAGACCACCGGAGGAGCTCCTTCGCGAGCCCGCTCGGGATGTTCACGAAGCCGTTCACCAGCGCCCGCGCGGGCAGCCCGGGCTCGATGTTGTCCACGTTGTAGATCCAGCGGTGGATGGGGGTGTGCAGCCACTCGGCCGCGAAGGCGAACATGCGCGACGCCAGCCGCAGGCGGAGGGTCGGCACGATCCAGTGAGGCACCCAGCGGGCCAGGCGAGCGATCGCCGCGAGCGGGGGTCGGACCCTCGCCGGCGAGCCGATCGTCACCGCGCGGCGCAAGACCGCCGGCAGGAGCGTCTGGCCGAGGCTCGCGTAGAGGAGGATGCCGCCCATCGAGAAGCCGACGTAGTCCAGGCGTTCGGCGCCCGTCCGGGTGAGCACCTCGCGGACCGCGAGCGGCAGGTCGTGGCGCGCCATCGCCTCGAAGCTCGCCGCGCGCTCCTGCGCCCACGGCAGATCCTCGCGCCCAGAGCGCAGGGTGAGCAGCCAGACGTCTCGCCCGTCGCGCGCCAGGTGGCGACCGAGCGAGAGGTCCTCCGTCATGTCGTTGTTGCGATGGTTCAGCGCCAGGCCGTGCACCAGGAGCACCGGGGGCGCCTCGTCGTCGGGGTGCTCACCGCGCGGGAGGCGCCGCAGCTCGATCGCGCTCCCGTCCTCGGTCGCGATGCGCTCCTCGAGCGCGTAGTCGAGCGACAGCGAGAAGCGCGCCACCCAGTAGCGGTAGTGCAGCCACGCGCCGACGACGAAGGCCAGGAGCAGCGCCACGAGCATGCCGATGATCACGAGGTCCTCCGGAAGCGCGCGATGGTGGCCGCGCTCGGGTTGACGCGCACCTCGCCCGCGTCGGCGTCGACGAGGACGCGGTCACCGACGCGCGCCCAGGCGAAGAGCCCGCCCACCTCGCTGACGACGGGGAGCTTGGCCGCGCGCGCGACGCGCACCCCGAGGCCGTCCTCGGCCAGCTTGCCGCTGCACGCCACCGCGGCGGCGCGGTGCGCGACCGCGTTGAGCACCAGCAGCGCGGGGAGTCGATCGGTGACGAGGAGCGCGGCGCCCTGAGACGGAATGCGCTCGTCGATCACGCGGGCCGCGACCTGCATGCAGAAGGTCTCCGCCTCGACGGAGCGCGCGGTCGAGGCCTCGTTCGGCGCGTTGCCCGCGTAGACGGCGCGCGCGTAGGCCCGCGCGACGTTGCGGAGCGCGACGGCCGGGTTGAGCTCCTTGTCGGCCTCCTCGGCCACCAGCGCGCGGAACCGCTGGTCGTCCCAGAGCAGGAAGAGCCCGGCGAGGGTCTCGCGCGCCTCCGGTGGCAGCTGCTCCGCCGCGCGCGTCAGCTCACGCGCCGTGGCCTCGAGCCCGTGCTCCAGGCGCAGGCGCCGCACCTCGACGTCGACGTCCTCCGCCATCCCGCGTGCGCGCGCGAGCGCAGCGAGACCCTCGAAGGTCGGCGAGGTCTCCACCCGCCCGAGCACCGCGCCCGGAGACAGACCGCGTCCGCCGAGCTGCGCCTTGCGGGGCGCGTCATCGGCGTCTCCCTCGCGGCGCGCGCGGGCGCGCTCGAGCGCGTAGGCGAAGCTGGTCGCGAGCGCGGTCGCGAGCACCACCTCGTCGCGGGTGAACGCGCGCCCGATCCGGCGCTGCAGGACGAGGACCGCCTCGGCGCGCCGCCCCACCAGGATCGGCAAGGCGAGGAAGATCGGGTACTGCTCCTCGCCGAGGCCGGGCACGGGCTTGAAGTGCTCGTCGTCGGCCGCGGTGGAGACGGTGACCGGGCGCATGACCTCGGCCGCGAAGCCGGTGATGCCCTCCCCGACCGCCAGGCGCACCTGACCGATCGCCCCGCCAGGGAAGCCGACGTTCGCGCGCATCACGAGCACCTGCGCGTCCGGCTCCTCTTCGCGCACGTAGATGGAGGCGACGGGCGCCTCGATGACGGCGGCGACCTCGCTGCACAGGACGCCGAGGACCTCGGCCAGCGGCCGGGGGCGCGCCGCCTCGTCGATCAGATCGAGGATGCGCTCGATGCGCGGGTCGTCGCGCTCGTGAACCCGGACCTCGACGTTGCGTTCCCCCGGCACGGACCGAGTATACGTCGCGAGGAGGCCCGGCGCAGGCGTCGACGCCAACGTTCGCGGAGCGGAAACGAGGCCGAAACCGGGCCCCTGCGCGCCGCGCTCACTCCTCCGCGGGGAGCGTGGTGACGTCGAAGTCGTAGCTCCGCGCCCCGCTCGAGATCGTCACCGTGATGGTGTCTCCGTCGACCCGAGAGAAACCGAGCGAGAGCGTCTTCGACTCCGGCGTGGTGAGCGTGTAGGTGCCCGCCTGCGGCACCGGGTCGACCCAGCGCATCTCGACGCCGTCGATGCCCAGCGTCCAGGTCCCCGACTCGCCCTCCCACGCGCGCGTCCCGTCCACGCCGAAGCCCTCGAAGATGCCCCCCTCGAGAGAGCGCTGGAGGCGATCGCCGCTGCCCGTCGCGCTGCGCCCGTCGCTCAGCCGGGTCCAGGTCAGCTCGTGCACCACGTGCCGCGTCTCGTCGGCGAAGCTCCAGGTCACCATCGCGGTGCCGGTGACGGTGACGCGATCGTCGTTCAGGTCCTCCCACCGGTGCGAGACCACGACGTCGTCCATCTCGTTGCGCATGACGGTGATCGCGTGCACGCCGCCATAGGTCTGTCCGCGATACGTGCAGCTCCCCGGGTTGGCGCCGTACTCGATGGAGAGGGTCGCGCCCTCCACCGTGATCGCCGCGCAGGGCAGCTGCGACTCGATGAAGCTCGACAGCTCCATCGCCGCGTCCTCCGCCGCCATGCCGATGGTGAAGCGCGTGCCGATCTCGACGCTCCCCGACGTGAGCGCCTCCGCCTCCGCCGCGAGCCCGGCCTCCTCGAGCGCGGCCGAGGCCTCCGCGCGCGTGAGCGCCTGGCAGCCGATCGCGCCCACCGAGAAGAGCCCCGCGACCAGCAACACACCCACCCAGCTCCGTCGCGTCATCTCCACCCTCCGTGCAATAGCGATATCTCCATCACCGACGAAGTGATAGATGAATCATCTCGGCGCACGAATCAAGGGGTGCTCCCGCAAAATCACGCCTTTTCCCCGAAAACCCCTGAGGATACACCCATCAAAAGGTCCTCAGACGTGGCTAGTATTCAGGCCTTTCGAAGGGCCTGCTCCCCCGCCACGTGATACAGATGACGGCGAGGGAACGTGACCGAGCAAGGTGGCAGAAAGCGACGCCGGAGCCGGGAGCAGACGCGGGACCGCATGCTGGAAGCGGCGGTGGATCTCCTGCGCAGCGAGGGTCTTCCGTCGCTCACCACGGTGCGGGTGACGAAGGAGGCGGGCATCGTGCAGTCCGGCTTCTACGCGCACTTCAAGAACCCCGAGCACCTCCAGCAGGAGCTCGCCGAGCGGGTCGGCCGCGAGCTCCGCGAGCACATCGCCACCTGGATGGCGGCGCTGCGCGCGAGCGAGCCCGGCGAGCCGGCGCTGAAGGCGAGCTACCTCGGCATCTTGCGGCTGTTCTCCGAGCAGAAGCCGCTCGTCGATCTCTTCCTCCGCTACCGGCGCAGCCCGTCCCCGCTCGGCATGGTGCTCGGGCACTTGCACACGCAGCTCCGCGCCGACTTCTTCCAGTACCTGCGAGAGCGGGCCGGTGAGCCCGACGCCATCCGGCCCCACCTCGGCACCATCGGCGTGCACGCCGACACCCTCGTCGCCGCCCTGCTGGGCGTGGCGGAGGGGGTGGTCGACGGGCGCATCGGCGATCTCGACTCCGCCGCGACCGAGCTCGCCGCGTTGACGCACGAGCCGCTGCGCCGCTTGATGATGTAGCGAGCTCTCAGCCCGGGCTCTCAGCCCGGGTCGGCGTGCGTGCAGAGCACGGGCACGGGGCTGCGCCGAAGCGTCCGCTCGGCCGTGCTGCCGAGGAGCAGGTGGGCGAGGCCGGTCCGGCCGCGCGTGCCCATGACGATCATCGTGGCCTCGAGGCGCTCCGCCGCGAGCGGCACCGCGACGCTGGCTTCGCCTACGCCGACGACGACCTCGAGGTCTTCGCCGACGATCTCGCGGACCTCGGCCGAGAGGCGGTCATGCAGCTCGCGCACGGTCGCGCTGACGGCGGCCTCACCGAGCCTGAGCGGATCGTCGCTGTCCTCGAGCTGGTCGTGGTCCGGCGGAGCGCTGTGGAAGACGATGAGCTCGGCCTCACACGCGGTCCCCAGCTCGTGCGCGACTCGCACCGCTGCCTTCGACGCCTCGCTGAAGTCGACCGCGACCAGCCAACGCCCGTTGCGAACGTGGTGCGGGTGCTCCTCGTGACGCGCCGCCACGAGCACGGGCCACTCCGCGTGACGAACGATCCGGTCGGCGGTGGTGCCCAGGATGTGCTCCGTCAGCGCGCCGCGCTCGGCCACCCGCGGCCCACCCTCTCCGTGGGGACCGACCACGAGCAGCGACGCCTGCAGCCGCGCCCCCGCCTCCAGCACCTGCTCCCACGGGCGCCCCTCGAGCAGCTCCGCGTCGGCGTGAGGCCCGAAGCCCTCCGCCCTGACGCGCTCCTTCTCGAGGGCGGCGGCGCACGCCTCCACGCGCGTCTTGAGGCGCTCTCTGAGCACGCGCTCCGCCTCGTTCTGCGGCGGCGGCGCCTCGGGATCCGGGCCGGGGCCGGTCACGTGCACGATGTGGAGCCGACGGCCGGTCGCGGACGCCATCCGAGCGGCCAGCTCCACCGCCCTCCCCCCGGTCGCGCCCAGGTCCGTCGCACACAGAATCGGTCCTCGCTCGCTCATGCAGGCTCCCTCCTCGTCGTGGGGCATACCAGAAATCGGGTCCTCGCCGCGCGGTCCCTCGCTCGCGGCCTCGAGATGAGGACTGCGTGTCGGAGGTTCAGCATCCGTGCCAGTCTCCGTTCGCGTGGCCCGCTTCGTGCTGAATCGGCCAACCGAGACTCAAACTCCCCCGGCAGGGGGAAATCGCCCCGCCAGCGGCGCACTCGATGCGCCGCGGCGCAAATCATTCGCCGAGGTGATGATGGCCAGCCCGATCCGAACGATTCTATGCCCGGTCGACTTCTCTCCCGAAGCGGAGGAGGCCGTGCGATACGCGGTGTCGCTCGGGGAACGCATCGGCGCGTCCGAGGTGAAGCTCCTGCACGTGCATCAACCGGTCGCGCACATCTTCCCGGAGAGCGCGGTCGTGTTCGACTCCGAGGTCCTGTCGGACGCGCGGGGGCGCATGGCGCGTCAGCTCGAGGACCTCGCCAAGCGCTACGGGAGCCACGGCGTCGATCTCAGCACGCGGCTGGTGGACGGCATCCCGTACGCCGCCATCGTCGAGCACGCGCAGGAGATCGGGGCGGATCTCATCGTGATGGGCACGCACGGCAGGACGGGCATCGCGCACTTCCTGCTCGGCTCCACCGCAGAGCGCGTGGTCCGCGCGTCGCGCATCCCGGTGTGCACGGTGCGCCTCCCCGAGTAGAAGCGAGGGCCGTTTGCTCGTCCCCGCGCGGCGCTTACTTCCCTGGCGTCATGACCCACGGAACCGGCTACAACACCCCGTCCTCGCACGAGATCTACGATCTCATGTACCACCGCCGCCGCCAGCTCGCCGCGCTGATGCTCAAGGCCGCGCGCGACGATGAGCTGCAGCGCGAGCTGGACTCGCTCGATCGAGACATCGCACGCGGCGTCGACGCGATCGAGTCGATGGAGGAGACGGAGCGGCTGCGCTTCGCGCGCACGCTCAAGAAGCGCATCGACCAGCACGAGTAGCCCTCCTTGCGCCCGGCCGCCGATGCGTCGTAGGTCGGGCGGATGGAACACGGCAGAGGCATGGAGCCCTGGAAGGGCAAGGTCGCGCTCGTCACCGGCGCGTCGAGCGGCATCGGAGCGGCGACCGCGCGCAGGCTGAGCGCGGACGGCATGCGGGTCGCGCTCGCCGCCCGCCGCGAGGACAGGCTCGACGCCCTCGCGGCCGACCTCCCGGGGGAGGCGCTCGCGCACGCGGTGGACCTCCGCGACACCGCCTCCATCGACGGGCTCTTCGACGCGATCCGCGCCCGCTGGGGCGGCGTCGACGTGCTCGTCAACAACGCGGGCCTCGGGCGGGACGCGCCGCTCACCAGCGGCGACACCGAGGCGTGGCGCGAGATGCTCGAGGTGAACGTGCTCGCGCTCGCGGTGTGCACCCGCGAGGCGGTGAAGGACATGCGCGCCCGGGGCGACCGCGGCCACGTCGTGCACGTCAGCTCCATGGCCGCGCACCGCGTTCCCCCGGGCAGCGGCGTCTACTCGGCGACCAAGTACGCGGTGCGCTCGCTGACGGAGGGCCTGCGCAAGGAGCTGCGGGAGCTGAAGAGCGCGATCCGCGTCACCGCCATCAGCCCGGGCTTCGTCGAGACCGAGTTCGCGGCCGCCTATCACGGCAGCGAGGACGCGGCGCGAGAGACCTACGGGCGCTACCCCGTGCTCCAGCCGGACGACATCGCGGACGCGGTGGCCTGGGCCGTGGGCGCCCCGCCCCACATGCAGGTCCACGACGTGCTCATCCGCCCGACCGAGCAAACTAGCTAGCCCCGAATCAAGCGCTTCGCGCTTGCTCCGGGCCTAGCAATTCTAGTCAGGGGCTTTTCGCAAAAGCCCCTCGCTGCGGCGGCAAAGCCGCCTTCGCTTCACCCGAAAACGACGCGCCTGCGGCGCTTCTAGCCCCAAATACAGGCGCACTGTGGAACCAGGCGCCGGATTTGGAGCTAGCTGGCGTCTCGGATCTTCTCGAAGCCGCTGATCAGGTGCAGGTCGCGCTGCGGGAACGGAATCTGGATCCCGTTGTCCCGGAAGGCGCGATCGATCGCGAAGCGCAGGTCGCTGCCCACTCGCGGGCGGGTCTGCGGGTCGCTCAGCCAGACGCAGAGCTCGAAGTCGAGCGAGCTGTCGCCGAAGTCCCGGAAGAGCGCGGCGGGCTCGGGGCTGTCGAGCACGCGCCCGTCGGCCTTGGCGACCTGCTCCAGCACGTCGCGCACCCGCTTGACGTCCGAGCCGTAGGCGACGCCGACCGAGACGCGCAGCCGGCTGACGCTCGTCGGGGCGCTGAGGTTGCGGACCTCGTCGCTGATGAGCTTGCTGTTGGGCACGATCACCGAGATCCCGTCCCGCGTGATGACGCGCGTCGCGCGCATCTCGATGGAGACGACCTGGCCCTCCGTGTCTCCGGCGAGCTCGACGAAGTCGCCCTTCTGGACCGGCCGCTCGATCAGCAGGATCAGCCCGCTGATGAAGTTCTGGGTGATGTTCTGGAGGCCGAAGCCGATGCCGACCGACACCACCGCGCCGAGCGCGGCCAGCGCGGTCATGTCGATCCCGACGTTGTCGAGCCCGAGCAGGATGCCGCCGACGATGATGACGTACTGGCCGATGCGACCCACCGCGTACGCCGCACCCTCGCTCGCGCCGTGGGTGCCGCGGGTCAACACGCGCTGCGCGAGTCTGCGCACGAGGGCGCCGACGATGGCCGCGAGGACGATCGTGACGAACAGCACGACCAGCGAGCCGGGCGTCACCCCGGTGTCGCCGAGGTGGAACAGCTCTCGATCGAGCTCGTGCCAGAGCCAGTCCATCGAGGGAGGATCGCTCTCCCCGCGCGGGCGGCCAAGAAAGCTACTCGGCGCCGAGGCCGATGAGGCGCTCCTCCGCGCGCGCCGCGGCGTCCGGATCGCGGTCGCGCACCCGCTCGAGATAGCGGCGGTAGGCGGCGATGGCGTCGTCGCTGCGGCCGAGCTGCTCGTAGCAGTAGGCGAGGTCGAAGATGGCGCCCGTCTCGTCGGTGGTCCGGCGCAGCCCGGCCTCGTAGTGCCGCGCCGCGTCTCCCCAGCGACGCATCCGGCGGAAGATGGTGGCCAGGTTGATGTTGAAGCTGGCGTTGTCCGGGTCGCGAGCCAGCGCGGACTGCAGCGCCTCGACCGCCTCCTGATCACGCCCGGCGCGACGGAGCGCCACCGCGAGGTTGTTCAGCAGGTCGGGGTCGTTCGGGATGTGCCGGAGCCCGCTGCGATAGGCGCGG
It contains:
- a CDS encoding alpha/beta fold hydrolase — translated: MIIGMLVALLLAFVVGAWLHYRYWVARFSLSLDYALEERIATEDGSAIELRRLPRGEHPDDEAPPVLLVHGLALNHRNNDMTEDLSLGRHLARDGRDVWLLTLRSGREDLPWAQERAASFEAMARHDLPLAVREVLTRTGAERLDYVGFSMGGILLYASLGQTLLPAVLRRAVTIGSPARVRPPLAAIARLARWVPHWIVPTLRLRLASRMFAFAAEWLHTPIHRWIYNVDNIEPGLPARALVNGFVNIPSGLAKELLRWSHAGGDVRFEDTPVTESLRRATTPVLFVAGADDRLAPPESVALAFDAWGADAGDVDKQMRVVGVDQGCAADYGHGDLAIGRFVDQDVFEPVARFLAAPADALFVDA
- a CDS encoding TetR/AcrR family transcriptional regulator, which gives rise to MLEAAVDLLRSEGLPSLTTVRVTKEAGIVQSGFYAHFKNPEHLQQELAERVGRELREHIATWMAALRASEPGEPALKASYLGILRLFSEQKPLVDLFLRYRRSPSPLGMVLGHLHTQLRADFFQYLRERAGEPDAIRPHLGTIGVHADTLVAALLGVAEGVVDGRIGDLDSAATELAALTHEPLRRLMM
- a CDS encoding hemerythrin domain-containing protein, with product MSQEPPLPSQVRARVLADHAKLRKSIAEIRSLLGAPTGRLELPDESQLAVATRALLDSLEAHLALEDQILLPTLATIDAWGPERARKLSAEHAAQRETLSSLRALLSTEGAWTFVPRMQRFLDRLERDMELEEAEELDESLLREYPIRADLGGG
- a CDS encoding GAF domain-containing protein; protein product: MPGERNVEVRVHERDDPRIERILDLIDEAARPRPLAEVLGVLCSEVAAVIEAPVASIYVREEEPDAQVLVMRANVGFPGGAIGQVRLAVGEGITGFAAEVMRPVTVSTAADDEHFKPVPGLGEEQYPIFLALPILVGRRAEAVLVLQRRIGRAFTRDEVVLATALATSFAYALERARARREGDADDAPRKAQLGGRGLSPGAVLGRVETSPTFEGLAALARARGMAEDVDVEVRRLRLEHGLEATARELTRAAEQLPPEARETLAGLFLLWDDQRFRALVAEEADKELNPAVALRNVARAYARAVYAGNAPNEASTARSVEAETFCMQVAARVIDERIPSQGAALLVTDRLPALLVLNAVAHRAAAVACSGKLAEDGLGVRVARAAKLPVVSEVGGLFAWARVGDRVLVDADAGEVRVNPSAATIARFRRTS
- a CDS encoding glycoside hydrolase family 31 protein gives rise to the protein MTRSLALVLLAALAGCDDPEAPDGGVPPDAPAPPACTWTPPAEPEDIAEPEAYTPRWAFEPWISKDISDRDDSYAFVDGFIERDIPVGVLVIDSPWDVHYTTFTPNPERYPMFEQMVDDMHARDVRVVMWVTQMVNRSSFDAEMGGDVYRGLSPNFREGCECGFFVQGCKTYAWWKGMGAGVDFFGADARAWWHAQQDPMLEAGIDGWKLDFGESYMEEDELLLTAEGMVAHQDYSEAYYRDFLAYGRHRNGPDFVTMVRPWDVSYDRRGRFHARPEHAPVAWVGDNHRDWSGLIDALDHIFRSAEAGYVVLGSDMGGYLDRDQDVLTREIPFDLEVFQRWIGVGAMTPFMQLHGRQNLAPWTVPERVDETVELYRYWATLHHEMVGFWFSLTQEAYASDSVILHPQGAEADWADDWRYVIGEHFLVAPLLAAGDTRDVALPAGARWYDWWDPSGDPLDGGTTLTDYAVPERRRIPLFVREGAIVPVDVESETTGLGNAASADHLTVLVWPSETPSELSLHETDDVVTALGAARAADGGITVTASRARRGLIFRIRATSAPSAVAAGDALSAHADRASFDAAASGWFFDPAARWLWVKVPASDGVVRVQTTP
- a CDS encoding N-formylglutamate amidohydrolase; the encoded protein is MTALKIESDAVEVRAGRSDAKVLVTCEHASQRMPDGWAWPERDRRLVDTHWAYDLGAADMARDFAAAMGAAVVLSRYSRLLVDPNRPEDSDTLFRTHAEGETVELNTTHLHAEERARRVQRLLRPYHATLDEEVAASRAPTLVSIHTFTPVYEGQPRTLEVGVLYDRDEALAERVAQVLVKAGLNAALNEPYSGKEGLMYAVDRHARAHGRQSIEFEVRQDLATDPAFRRDFDALLLEIFG